In the genome of Anabaena cylindrica PCC 7122, the window CCAGCTTGGGGCAATGAAGTTAACCGGATGGCACAATAAAGAAGTTAAATTAGTCATTAGTCTTTTGCCCTTTGTTATACCATTAGGCAAGTTGCCTTTCCGGCATTTATGTTATTTGTCGTGATCTGGATGACTAATGACCAATGACTAATGACCAATGACTATTAACGAATGACTATTAAATTTGGCTTAATTGGTGGCGGGGTGATGGGAGAAGCTTTGTTATCCCGCCTTATTGCATTGGGGATTTATCAAGGTGCAGAAATCCTAGTTAGTGAACCCCAAGTTTCTCGGCAGAGTTTTTTACAGCAGCAATATGATGTAGCTGTAACGACGGATAATTGCTTGGTGTTGGCTGAGGCTCAAGAAGCGGTAATGTTGGCAATCAAGCCCCAAATATTTAGTGCGATCGCTCAAGAATTAGCAGATATATTACCTATAGAACATTATCCCCTCATCATTTCTATCTTGGCAGGTGTGCCTTTAAAGCAGCTAGAAGCCGCCTTTCCGCAAATGCCAGTTATTCGTGCTATGCCCAATACTCCCGCTACAGTGGGCGCAGGCATAACGGCAATTTGTCTAGGTGCTTATACTCACCCCACCCACCAGCAAACAGCACAACAGATTTTTTCAGCAGTAGGGGAAGTTGTAGAAGTTCCAGAAACCCTCATGGATGCGGTGACAGGCTTATCTGGTAGTGGCCCGGCTTATGTGGCGTTGATGATAGAAGCGTTATCAGATGGGGGAGTTGCAGCGGGTTTACCGAGGGTAGTAGCTAAACAACTGGCTTTACACACCGTATTAGGAACAGCCAAACTTTTAGAAGAAACTAAATTACACCCCGCAGAACTCAAAGACAGAGTTACCAGTCCTGGTGGGACGACAATAGCCGGAGTTAGTCAATTAGAAAAGGCTGGATTTCGTTCCGCTTTAATTGAAGCTGTCAAAGCTGCAACAGTTCGTTCTCAGGAATTGGGAAAAGGGTGACAAATCAATTTAAAATTCAAGTTGAGAAAAGTTTCGCGCAATCGCCGTTAGGCGATCTCGCAGAGTAGACGCAAAGGAGCAAAGTCGCAAAGGTTCAGAACAATCCACATTTTCATGCTCTTATCAGCAGAACTTCAATTTCTTCAGCCCGCCATGCAGCATAGGCAAGTGCCTCGTAAATATCTGCTTCTTCAAGGTAGGGGTAAGCCTTGAGGATATCATTTGCACTGTGTCCGGATGCCATTAAGCCAACGATAGTACCAACGGTGACACGCATTCCCCGGATACAGGGTTTTCCTCCCATTACTTCTGGGTTGCGGGTAATTCTAGTAAGATTTTGCATGGCTGATTAGATTGGGAAACCAGAAATGGCTGCATTAATCTTTCCCATTATCGCTTTTTTCCACTGAATTTCCCAAGGCTGCAACTGAAAGCAAAAAATTTCTACTGGTTTTTTGGGATTCTTTTTCAGTTGCTTTATAGCGTAGATAATCAACAAAATTGATGAGTTCAGCGAGGGAATCCTCTGGCAATGTCTTAATTGACTCAATAATTTGCTCTCGGTTTTTGGTTAAAGTATCCATGTCTTTATTTAAAGGAATGCTGCTTACTTCAAATACACTATTCTATTCTGGCTGAAATTGCTGTCTGACGTTTCTCTAGTTTGTGAAATCAGTGTAAGGATTCAGGTCATACCAAAATCGCTACAATCGTTCCCTAACAAAGGTTTACGGGAATTAACCACATTTTTTATTCTCAATAAGAATTACGTAACACCTATATTTTCGTTCCTTATTGCGACCAAAGGTATGTTAATAACCCAAATTCAATTTTGAAACTGGTTCTGTGAATCGGTTTCAAACACCTGAATCTTTACAAATCGGTTTTAGGGGTTGCTTGATTTTGCTTAACTTGCATATAGCAAGTTTTTTTATGCCACTTAAATTAATAGACTCTAAAAGATTTCAATCACATTATGAAATTTGGCTAATAATTGTCTCCAAATGTCGCTGAAAACCCTGTAAACCTTCCCTATTATTCCAATACTCATTGAATTTTTTCATTCCATTAGTTCGCAAATCATGTACAAGTCCATCAGCAGGAAGAGTTTTGATACCGAAAACATCTTCTTGATGTGGTAGATTAGACCAATCGAGTAACCGTTCAGGAGGCATCCAAACAGCTTTGACGATGCGATATATGCTCCACTCTCTTTCAGGATTTTCATAAACTACATCATCTAACAACTCAACTATGTGAGTGACTCTTGCTGATTGAACCAGTACTATTTGCTCGTACTTAAGAGGTCGTTGAGCATTATCTTCATCGCCTCTTGTTCGCCAGTGCAAGCGAAAAATTTGAGCTTCTGGGATTGCCATCTCATCACGGTTGTCATAAGCCCATCCTTGCCCGTGTTGCGGTTTCACATTCTTAAGCCAGTATAATACCATTATATACACCAAGTAATCTCTAAATTCAGCATATTTATCATAGTTTCACCCTTCATTATTATCACAAAACTTGCCATCCTAAATAAGCTGATAAAGCCTTGGTAGTTAATACCAGTCGGTGATCGCCAGTCCCGAAACACTAGAAAACTCATTAATATTCTCAGTAAGGAAGAGTTATTTAAAGTGCTATGGTGCGTTTCCAATATATCTTGTCTCGATTTAGCGCGAATGTCTTCTAAATTAGGAAAGTCATCTTTCCCAGTTCCAGCAAGTGAATAAACTAATTCTTCACAAGGAAACTGGTCAATATTGTTGACAGAATCTCATCAGCTTGATTTTGGGAAAGGGTTTTGACAAGTGCGTCAATCTGTTCGGCAATAACCATAATATAGTTCCAACTTGAGTCAGGTAGAGTGTAAAATTTAAAAAAAGGGAAATAATACTATGTTTACCCAAACAGATTATGCTCTTTGGATTGAACAGACAGTTAATCTATTGAAAGAAAAAAATTATCATAATGTTGACTGGGAAAACTTGATTGAGGAGATTGAAAGTTTGGGCAGGAGTCAAAAGCGAGAATTGCGAAACAGGCTCATCACGATGCTAGAGCATTGTCTCAAACTTTGCTATTCAGACTACTTTCAAGATTATCGTGGTTGGACTGAAACAATTAGGCGCAGTCAGCGGGAATTAAAGGGATTGTTACAAGACTCTCCGAGCTTAAAACAATATTGGCATGAAATCTTTCCAGAATGTTATGTTGAGGCACTAGTAACTCTTAGAGAAAACCCCGATTATCAATCTTTTCCTTTTCCTGATGATTGTCCTTTTTCTCAAGAAATAGATCAAATTCTGCAAGAAACGTCTTGGCGGGAATATTGA includes:
- the proC gene encoding pyrroline-5-carboxylate reductase — its product is MTIKFGLIGGGVMGEALLSRLIALGIYQGAEILVSEPQVSRQSFLQQQYDVAVTTDNCLVLAEAQEAVMLAIKPQIFSAIAQELADILPIEHYPLIISILAGVPLKQLEAAFPQMPVIRAMPNTPATVGAGITAICLGAYTHPTHQQTAQQIFSAVGEVVEVPETLMDAVTGLSGSGPAYVALMIEALSDGGVAAGLPRVVAKQLALHTVLGTAKLLEETKLHPAELKDRVTSPGGTTIAGVSQLEKAGFRSALIEAVKAATVRSQELGKG
- a CDS encoding DUF433 domain-containing protein gives rise to the protein MQNLTRITRNPEVMGGKPCIRGMRVTVGTIVGLMASGHSANDILKAYPYLEEADIYEALAYAAWRAEEIEVLLIRA
- a CDS encoding DUF2281 domain-containing protein, producing MDTLTKNREQIIESIKTLPEDSLAELINFVDYLRYKATEKESQKTSRNFLLSVAALGNSVEKSDNGKD
- a CDS encoding DUF29 domain-containing protein, yielding MFTQTDYALWIEQTVNLLKEKNYHNVDWENLIEEIESLGRSQKRELRNRLITMLEHCLKLCYSDYFQDYRGWTETIRRSQRELKGLLQDSPSLKQYWHEIFPECYVEALVTLRENPDYQSFPFPDDCPFSQEIDQILQETSWREY